Proteins encoded together in one Bacteroidota bacterium window:
- a CDS encoding efflux RND transporter periplasmic adaptor subunit encodes MAQTKSRKKAIIVISLIVIVLGVVIGFALFGKEDKGMTVTVEPVQKRTITQVVTASGKIYPELEVKMSPDVSGEVVRLAVKEGQEVRKGDFLAEIRPDIYQFQVDQSQAALQAVTSQYEKAKKEFERIDGLHKKNLVSDSEIEQVRVSMQVAESDLQRTKSNLEQAQESLRKTRVVAPITGIVSSLSVEEGERVVGTSQFSGTEMMRIADFSRMEVKVDVNENDVVNVSLGDTARISVDAIKGKTFNGIVKEIAHSPVTTGLGTQEQVTNFPVTILLIDESNLFRSGMSATADIETDRVVNALSVPIQSVTIRRDQLAMKPEGGKDEEAPQPKPDAQKSAKSSLLKTPPKLVFVADSGKARSVVVETGISDDRYIEIKSGLTGAEQVVSGSYRAISKDLQNGTKVRIEDTEKKKAGGEAKEESED; translated from the coding sequence ATGGCTCAGACCAAATCCAGAAAAAAAGCAATTATTGTTATTTCGCTTATTGTCATCGTTCTCGGTGTCGTAATCGGCTTTGCCCTGTTCGGCAAAGAAGACAAGGGAATGACCGTGACGGTTGAACCGGTACAAAAACGAACCATTACCCAGGTGGTGACCGCTTCGGGAAAAATTTATCCTGAACTGGAAGTCAAGATGTCTCCCGATGTTTCCGGTGAGGTGGTCCGTTTGGCGGTTAAAGAAGGTCAGGAAGTCAGAAAAGGGGATTTTCTGGCCGAAATCAGACCTGACATTTATCAGTTCCAGGTCGACCAGAGTCAGGCGGCTTTACAAGCGGTGACTTCTCAGTATGAAAAGGCCAAAAAGGAATTTGAACGGATTGACGGCCTTCACAAGAAAAACCTGGTTTCCGATTCTGAAATTGAACAAGTACGTGTTTCTATGCAGGTGGCCGAGTCGGATCTGCAACGAACAAAGTCGAACCTTGAGCAGGCTCAGGAAAGCCTGAGGAAAACCCGGGTAGTGGCCCCCATTACCGGTATTGTATCCTCGCTGTCGGTTGAAGAAGGCGAGCGCGTGGTGGGAACCAGTCAGTTTTCGGGAACGGAAATGATGCGGATCGCCGATTTCAGCCGGATGGAAGTGAAGGTGGATGTCAATGAAAATGATGTGGTGAATGTGTCGCTCGGAGATACCGCCCGTATTTCGGTGGATGCCATCAAAGGCAAAACGTTCAATGGTATCGTGAAGGAAATTGCTCACTCACCGGTCACCACCGGATTGGGAACTCAGGAGCAGGTGACCAACTTCCCGGTCACCATTCTGCTGATTGATGAATCCAACCTGTTCCGCAGCGGCATGTCGGCCACAGCCGATATTGAAACAGACCGTGTGGTCAATGCACTCAGTGTGCCGATCCAGTCGGTAACCATTCGTCGTGATCAGCTGGCCATGAAGCCCGAAGGTGGCAAGGATGAGGAGGCTCCTCAGCCAAAACCTGATGCTCAGAAATCGGCCAAATCTTCCCTTTTGAAAACACCGCCGAAACTGGTCTTTGTGGCCGATAGTGGCAAAGCCCGTTCAGTGGTGGTGGAAACCGGCATCAGCGACGACCGTTACATCGAAATTAAATCGGGGCTGACGGGTGCTGAACAGGTGGTTTCTGGTAGTTACCGTGCCATTTCGAAAGACCTTCAGAACGGGACAAAGGTCCGGATCGAGGATACTGAGAAGAAGAAAGCCGGCGGAGAAGCCAAAGAGGAATCGGAGGACTGA
- a CDS encoding TolC family protein: MRFLLTVLIASLGLLSSAHAQSARKLTLQQAVQLAIDNNPDLQKIRQNVGLAKADYLRATGAFLPSVNAGIGWTYNNGSQYVSPVFPIQEIESRSYNWGLSANWNLFNGLSDWKGYEQSEYNLEIATNTFARSAQSTILDVTSNFLVVLQRMELLKIARENLVYQEEQLKKISEMTRLGSRPQIDLYNQQYLKSNAELDVINAEKNVAIGKSQLVSILALDPTQEYDIVVPDLGAGKETNYDLPSLIEAAFRQRPDLAASKLAIKSRQNAVWQAWTGYMPSLDLSWSWGANGVSPSVNKLSVGDQLTDLRSYRVSLNLSIPIFDRFQTNYFVHQATTNLRNAEYDLSSLERSIQVSVKQAYLDYLSYKKSYEVTQDQFKAASLLRETAQERYNLGAGTYVELANAVKDFTNAASLATQAKYQYEFQKKVLDFYIGSLKPEDYITIR, translated from the coding sequence ATGCGGTTTTTGCTCACCGTTCTGATTGCCAGCCTTGGACTCCTTTCGAGTGCACATGCCCAATCTGCCCGGAAACTGACCTTACAGCAGGCGGTTCAGCTTGCTATTGATAACAACCCCGATCTTCAGAAGATCCGGCAGAACGTGGGCCTGGCCAAAGCCGATTACCTTCGGGCCACCGGCGCGTTCCTCCCGTCGGTCAATGCCGGAATCGGTTGGACTTACAACAACGGATCACAATATGTCAGTCCGGTTTTTCCGATTCAGGAAATCGAGTCCCGTTCATATAACTGGGGTCTCTCGGCCAACTGGAATCTGTTCAACGGCCTTTCTGACTGGAAAGGGTATGAGCAGTCAGAGTACAATCTGGAAATTGCCACCAATACTTTTGCCCGCTCGGCACAAAGCACCATTCTGGATGTCACCTCGAACTTTCTGGTGGTGCTTCAGCGGATGGAACTGCTGAAGATTGCCCGTGAAAATCTGGTGTATCAGGAAGAACAGCTGAAGAAAATTTCCGAAATGACCCGGTTGGGGTCCCGCCCTCAGATTGACTTGTACAATCAGCAGTACCTGAAATCGAATGCTGAACTGGATGTCATTAATGCCGAGAAAAATGTGGCCATCGGTAAAAGCCAGCTGGTATCGATTCTGGCATTGGATCCGACTCAGGAGTATGACATTGTGGTACCCGATCTGGGCGCCGGGAAAGAAACGAATTACGACCTTCCATCCCTGATTGAAGCTGCATTTCGTCAGCGGCCCGATCTGGCAGCATCGAAACTGGCTATCAAATCGAGACAAAATGCAGTCTGGCAGGCCTGGACCGGATACATGCCGTCGTTGGATCTGTCATGGAGCTGGGGTGCGAACGGAGTATCGCCAAGTGTGAACAAACTTTCTGTGGGCGATCAGCTGACCGACCTGCGCAGTTACCGGGTTTCCCTGAACCTGTCCATCCCGATTTTTGACCGGTTCCAGACCAACTATTTCGTTCATCAGGCCACCACCAATCTGCGGAATGCTGAGTATGACCTCTCCAGCCTGGAACGGTCCATTCAGGTCAGTGTCAAGCAGGCCTATCTCGATTATCTGTCTTATAAAAAATCCTATGAAGTCACCCAGGATCAGTTCAAGGCGGCCTCGCTGCTGCGTGAAACCGCACAGGAACGGTACAATCTGGGTGCAGGAACGTATGTTGAGTTGGCCAATGCGGTCAAAGATTTTACCAATGCGGCCAGTCTGGCCACACAGGCCAAGTATCAGTATGAATTCCAGAAGAAAGTACTGGACTTCTACATTGGCAGCCTGAAACCTGAAGATTACATCACCATCCGATAA
- a CDS encoding enoyl-ACP reductase: MSSTGHGLLKGKKGIVFGPLNEESIGWKIAEAIYREGGKLAISNVATALKLGNTAALAEKCGNAPLLIADATSDEDLAKLYKDLKAEIGKADFIVHSIGMSVNIRKNIPYESTNYAFYSKAMEVSAISLHKVIRHALDADAINDGASVVGLSYIGAQRIFSKYNDMNDAKALLESIARNFGSHLGSRGIRVNTVSQSPTKTSAGTGIAGFDAMYEFAQLVSPLGNATAEECADYVVSLLSDFTKKVTMQNLFHDGGFSSMGISDKLFEVLEKGMKS, encoded by the coding sequence ATGTCATCAACCGGTCATGGCCTGCTGAAAGGTAAAAAGGGAATTGTTTTTGGCCCGCTGAATGAAGAAAGCATCGGCTGGAAGATTGCGGAAGCCATCTACCGCGAAGGTGGTAAACTCGCCATTTCAAACGTGGCCACTGCTCTGAAGCTTGGCAACACCGCCGCTTTGGCCGAGAAATGCGGCAATGCTCCCCTGCTCATCGCCGATGCAACCAGTGATGAGGATCTGGCAAAACTTTACAAGGACCTGAAAGCTGAAATCGGAAAAGCCGACTTTATCGTCCATTCCATCGGGATGAGTGTGAACATCCGGAAAAACATTCCGTACGAATCGACCAACTATGCTTTTTACTCCAAGGCCATGGAAGTCTCCGCCATCTCTCTCCACAAAGTCATCCGGCATGCCCTCGATGCCGATGCCATCAATGACGGAGCCAGCGTGGTGGGACTCAGCTACATTGGTGCCCAGCGCATCTTCTCCAAGTATAATGATATGAATGATGCCAAGGCCCTGCTCGAATCCATTGCCCGTAACTTTGGAAGCCATCTCGGAAGTCGGGGCATCCGGGTGAACACCGTTTCTCAATCCCCAACCAAGACCAGTGCCGGAACCGGTATTGCCGGCTTTGATGCCATGTATGAATTTGCTCAGTTGGTGTCTCCGCTTGGCAACGCCACCGCAGAGGAATGTGCCGATTACGTGGTATCTCTGCTTTCCGACTTCACAAAAAAGGTGACCATGCAGAATCTGTTCCACGATGGTGGATTCAGCAGCATGGGCATTTCGGACAAATTGTTCGAAGTGCTGGAAAAAGGCATGAAGAGCTGA
- a CDS encoding acyl--CoA ligase, which translates to MSDLEVRIMNGRSTAKVPASESMVRVTSIGAVLSEWAGKKGGEPFYTWYQREKAVQSWSWSGFDSHVNRLAGFLSAAGVKTGGRIATAGANHPAVILTYFAAWKLGACVIPLNMGEDNQRLKTILTQGDPGVIMVLDEEMDRVGPMAGGRKVVSSREVMSVSGPEWKADPAVSLLNHEALIVYTSGTTGAPKGVVLSQYQLLVDSFEIARWHRLSENDHLLCVLPVHHVNGTVVTHVTPLVAGARISMMQKFSPDGMVSVIRSAGITVTSVVPTLLQYLCEAAPPDSFAGTALRHVICGAGPLTVDLAMKTENRFGIPLIHGYGLSETTCYSCFIPIDTDRETRHHWLSAHGFPSIGVPLPCNDMDIQTDSGEPVADGIRGEIVIRGHNVMNGYDQNTEATDKAFTHGWFRSGDEGFRLTDGGGRTWFFITGRFKELIIRGGVNLSPLEIDEVINQCPGVKAGLAIGFDNDWYGEEVGAMVIRSAPDLTEEAVIAFCRAHLPASKCPKVVVFTDELPVTSTGKYQRGKVKDRFSAWKTTQFR; encoded by the coding sequence ATGTCTGATCTGGAAGTGCGGATAATGAACGGGAGGTCCACCGCAAAAGTCCCTGCCTCAGAGTCCATGGTTCGCGTAACTTCAATCGGGGCCGTGCTGTCTGAGTGGGCCGGAAAAAAGGGAGGCGAGCCCTTCTATACCTGGTACCAGCGCGAGAAGGCAGTGCAGTCCTGGTCCTGGTCCGGATTTGATTCCCACGTGAACCGGCTGGCGGGTTTCCTGTCTGCGGCCGGAGTGAAAACCGGCGGGCGGATTGCCACGGCCGGAGCCAACCATCCGGCGGTGATTCTGACCTATTTTGCCGCATGGAAACTGGGGGCGTGCGTGATTCCGCTGAACATGGGCGAAGACAATCAGCGCCTGAAGACGATTCTGACACAGGGTGATCCCGGAGTGATCATGGTGCTGGATGAGGAAATGGATCGGGTTGGTCCGATGGCAGGCGGACGGAAAGTTGTCTCTTCCAGAGAGGTCATGTCCGTTTCCGGACCTGAGTGGAAGGCAGACCCGGCAGTTTCGTTACTGAACCATGAAGCACTGATTGTATATACTAGCGGGACAACCGGAGCACCCAAGGGTGTGGTCCTGAGTCAGTATCAGTTGCTGGTGGATTCGTTTGAGATTGCCCGGTGGCACCGGCTCTCCGAAAACGATCATCTGCTCTGTGTATTACCAGTCCACCACGTGAACGGCACGGTTGTAACCCATGTGACCCCGCTGGTGGCCGGTGCACGGATTTCCATGATGCAGAAATTTTCTCCCGATGGAATGGTGTCTGTCATCCGGTCGGCCGGCATCACGGTGACCTCGGTGGTTCCCACGCTTCTTCAATATTTATGCGAGGCCGCACCACCCGATTCCTTTGCGGGAACCGCACTGCGACATGTTATTTGCGGGGCGGGTCCGCTGACGGTGGATCTGGCCATGAAAACGGAAAATCGTTTTGGCATTCCGCTCATTCACGGATACGGCTTATCTGAGACCACCTGCTATTCCTGTTTCATTCCCATTGATACCGATCGGGAAACCCGTCACCACTGGCTGTCTGCACACGGATTCCCCAGTATCGGGGTTCCGCTGCCCTGCAACGATATGGATATACAGACCGATAGCGGAGAGCCGGTGGCCGATGGCATCCGAGGGGAAATTGTGATCAGAGGTCATAACGTGATGAACGGTTATGATCAGAATACCGAGGCCACCGATAAAGCGTTCACCCACGGCTGGTTCCGGTCGGGTGATGAGGGGTTCCGGTTAACCGATGGAGGGGGAAGGACCTGGTTTTTCATCACCGGCCGGTTTAAAGAACTGATCATCCGTGGCGGGGTCAATCTTTCACCGCTGGAAATTGATGAAGTGATCAATCAATGTCCTGGAGTCAAAGCCGGACTGGCCATCGGGTTCGATAACGACTGGTATGGCGAGGAAGTGGGTGCCATGGTCATCCGCTCGGCACCGGACCTGACGGAAGAAGCCGTGATTGCCTTCTGCCGGGCCCACTTACCGGCTTCAAAATGTCCCAAAGTGGTGGTATTTACCGACGAATTACCCGTAACATCGACAGGTAAGTATCAGCGCGGAAAGGTGAAAGACCGGTTTTCAGCGTGGAAAACCACTCAGTTCAGATAA
- a CDS encoding alpha-hydroxy-acid oxidizing protein: MKNNLYSINLFDAEHDSCAIIALVRKNGVATHGNVRRVLRALDNMGHRTGEINQEGDGTGIQTDIPKLIWGRKLELNGLDSRQVYNPLFTVLHLMIRRSNTDHQQSVIEAIRRLLSGAGYDVIHSAAADVDRDALGPRGLALEPLHWQMAMVPHGRRTIAEAKSHELHLKIEKLFPDVHVVSFSQNSVIYKVRGDVRTLMNYFPELKHPDFRSAISLGHGRYSTNTESTHERAQMFSTLGHNGEINTIMRLRKEAQRLGIQLVENGSDSQDLDRMVENLMFREDFSLMEAMEMIFPPVWSEINKMEPKARELYTHFRRVIGKIAQGPAAIIARQGDEIVFSVDALGLRPLWYGETDKEFYASSEKGVIDFESMESDPVPIAPGEKKGIWLKRPIVVGDSIGNQMIQGGVEVFSHQKLRDFVVNRVGGSIASAPTLLRPARESGETSTDCKPVNVNHYMAMGWKTDEWDDISCFMSNGKEPIAATGYDGPLAFLVDDITNIPEYIKERVAVVTNPSIDREREGDHFSLRTFIGPRPGWRDSNGHQLLIDHPVLVGGLHNDSWLSAHSPDLTLADVLRDAGKHLDVITVSLSSESEFPTESDYDRKIDLITHSLATSSGAVLVLDDRSFFTHPTYAFDPFVFLAKLNRALDAQTGIRGRCLRLECSIILVSGQLRTTHDLIVALGLGADALVPYLAYERALENQEGADKKVKLITAAMVSGIEKVISTLGIHDISGYAPLFAAIGLKHDLAKAIGITNALGHDQAGYGFGNLTAALSKRKEALEKDLLRLKPDSHLYPKVWKSIADVAQGKQTYQDYLDKLRKVTEKTPVGIRHLLDIETGKPAAESCDVSIDGYDGPFYISAMSFGSQGEISYKAYAEAAARENLVCMNGEGGELPEIMGKYYRNRGQQVASGRFGVNATLLNSARFIEIKIGQGAKPGEGGHLPGFKVTAKIAEARHTNIGVDLISPSNNHDIYSIEDLAQLIEELKTVNPFALISVKIPAIPNIGPIATGVAKASADVIAISGFDGGTGAARRHSLKYVGFPTELALFESHQALVQSGLRDKVELWADGGVKSSDDILKLMALGANRVGLGTLAMVSIGCTICRDCNTGTCHVGITAHFPTQEAAFSAGLTAYEPRNYDLAVQHLSHMLQTMKSALAEQGAALGFRRLQDLVGQNHLLKQSRAADKIDLRPLTLPVPGPVSGAHRDSDWFMVQKPKTGLSKMIGETLIRTIERGQEKILYRDDRIANTDRAVGAATSGELSRQALKGTPFNGEIFMDLTGGSIPGNGLGSFINQSLRIRIQGGVQDGSAKGASGGRMTILKGLNHNARTIDGSVGKCFAYGAQAGRFFVQGYADSRTCIRLSGAEVVFGKRITDRYDLNAPADVLAHAALKGFAFEYMTSGTVLVLGDPGPWMCSGMTGGIVYFRLYPELGLTVDGLKKRLASNAKINFRELGDSDVEKISELLTDYRDELIDTGAAEQQAEARLIEEDLASIRSLFVAAIPAVTPVKKPEIAAEPHKH, encoded by the coding sequence ATGAAAAACAACCTGTATTCAATCAATCTGTTCGATGCCGAGCACGATTCCTGTGCCATCATTGCCCTGGTCAGGAAGAATGGTGTGGCCACACATGGTAATGTCCGCCGGGTGCTGCGGGCGCTCGACAACATGGGTCACCGGACCGGCGAAATCAACCAGGAAGGTGATGGGACCGGGATCCAGACCGATATCCCCAAGCTGATCTGGGGCCGGAAACTGGAATTAAACGGACTCGATTCACGGCAGGTGTATAATCCGCTCTTCACCGTACTTCACCTGATGATCCGCCGGAGCAATACTGACCATCAGCAGTCGGTAATTGAAGCCATCCGCCGGTTGCTGAGCGGAGCAGGGTACGACGTCATTCATTCAGCCGCAGCCGATGTGGACCGCGATGCGTTGGGTCCGCGCGGACTGGCTCTGGAACCCCTTCACTGGCAGATGGCGATGGTACCGCACGGTCGCCGCACCATTGCTGAAGCCAAAAGTCACGAACTTCATCTCAAAATTGAAAAACTGTTCCCCGATGTTCACGTGGTTTCCTTCAGCCAGAACTCGGTGATTTACAAAGTACGGGGTGATGTACGCACCCTGATGAATTACTTTCCCGAACTGAAACACCCCGATTTCCGCAGTGCGATTTCACTCGGTCACGGCCGGTACTCCACCAATACCGAATCGACCCATGAGCGGGCCCAGATGTTTTCCACGCTGGGACACAATGGCGAGATCAACACCATCATGCGCCTGAGGAAAGAAGCTCAGCGGCTGGGTATTCAACTGGTCGAGAACGGGTCGGATAGTCAGGATCTGGACCGGATGGTTGAAAACCTCATGTTCCGCGAGGATTTCTCTCTGATGGAAGCCATGGAAATGATCTTCCCGCCGGTCTGGTCCGAAATCAATAAAATGGAACCGAAGGCACGTGAACTGTACACCCACTTCCGCCGTGTGATTGGCAAAATTGCCCAGGGACCCGCCGCCATCATTGCCCGCCAGGGTGATGAAATCGTTTTCTCGGTGGATGCGCTCGGTCTGCGTCCGCTCTGGTATGGTGAAACCGATAAAGAATTTTATGCCTCTTCAGAAAAAGGCGTTATTGATTTCGAAAGCATGGAATCCGATCCGGTTCCCATTGCCCCCGGCGAGAAAAAGGGAATCTGGCTGAAACGGCCCATTGTCGTTGGCGATTCCATCGGCAATCAGATGATTCAGGGAGGCGTTGAGGTATTCAGCCACCAGAAACTTCGTGACTTTGTGGTGAACCGCGTGGGAGGATCCATTGCATCCGCTCCGACTTTGCTGCGTCCTGCCCGTGAATCCGGCGAAACCAGCACCGACTGTAAACCGGTCAATGTGAATCATTACATGGCCATGGGCTGGAAGACAGATGAATGGGATGACATTTCCTGTTTCATGTCGAACGGTAAGGAACCCATTGCCGCCACCGGTTATGACGGACCGCTGGCTTTTCTGGTGGATGACATTACCAACATTCCCGAGTACATCAAGGAACGGGTGGCCGTGGTCACCAACCCCAGCATTGACCGGGAACGCGAAGGCGATCATTTTTCACTGCGGACTTTTATCGGTCCCCGTCCGGGATGGCGCGACTCAAACGGACATCAGCTGCTGATCGACCACCCGGTTCTGGTTGGCGGTTTGCACAACGATTCCTGGCTGAGCGCCCATTCACCCGACCTGACTCTTGCGGATGTGCTGCGTGATGCGGGCAAGCATCTTGATGTCATCACCGTCTCGCTCAGTTCAGAATCCGAATTCCCGACCGAAAGCGATTATGATCGGAAAATCGATCTGATCACCCATTCACTGGCCACTTCCTCGGGAGCCGTTCTGGTACTGGATGACCGGTCCTTTTTTACCCATCCGACCTATGCCTTCGATCCGTTTGTTTTTCTTGCAAAACTGAACCGGGCGCTGGATGCACAAACCGGAATCCGCGGACGGTGTCTGCGGCTGGAGTGTTCAATCATTCTGGTTTCCGGACAGTTACGGACCACCCACGATCTCATCGTTGCACTTGGCCTGGGCGCCGACGCTCTGGTTCCCTATCTGGCTTATGAACGGGCACTCGAAAATCAGGAGGGTGCTGATAAAAAGGTGAAACTGATCACCGCCGCCATGGTAAGCGGAATCGAAAAGGTTATTTCCACCCTGGGAATTCACGATATCAGTGGCTATGCCCCGCTCTTTGCTGCCATCGGACTGAAGCACGATCTCGCCAAGGCCATTGGAATCACCAACGCACTGGGTCACGACCAGGCTGGTTATGGTTTCGGAAACCTCACGGCCGCTCTTTCCAAACGCAAAGAGGCACTGGAAAAAGACCTGCTTCGCCTGAAACCCGACAGCCACCTGTACCCGAAAGTCTGGAAATCCATTGCCGATGTGGCTCAGGGAAAACAAACCTATCAGGACTATCTGGATAAACTCAGGAAGGTCACCGAGAAAACACCGGTGGGTATCCGCCACCTTCTCGACATCGAAACCGGAAAACCGGCTGCCGAATCCTGCGATGTTTCCATCGATGGATATGACGGTCCGTTTTACATTTCGGCCATGAGTTTTGGCTCCCAGGGCGAAATCAGTTACAAGGCCTATGCAGAAGCCGCTGCCAGGGAAAACCTGGTCTGTATGAACGGTGAGGGAGGCGAACTTCCCGAAATCATGGGTAAGTATTACCGGAACCGTGGCCAACAAGTGGCCTCCGGACGGTTTGGGGTGAATGCCACCCTGCTGAACTCGGCCCGTTTCATCGAAATCAAAATCGGTCAGGGAGCAAAACCCGGCGAGGGAGGTCACCTTCCCGGATTTAAAGTCACGGCTAAAATTGCCGAAGCCCGTCATACCAATATTGGTGTGGATCTGATTTCGCCAAGCAACAACCATGATATTTATTCCATCGAAGACCTGGCCCAGCTGATCGAAGAGCTCAAAACCGTTAATCCGTTTGCGCTCATCTCGGTAAAAATCCCGGCCATTCCCAACATCGGACCGATTGCAACCGGCGTGGCCAAGGCCAGTGCTGATGTGATTGCCATATCGGGATTCGATGGCGGAACCGGCGCGGCCCGCCGTCATTCACTCAAATATGTCGGATTCCCTACTGAACTGGCTCTGTTTGAAAGTCATCAGGCGCTGGTTCAGTCCGGTTTGCGCGACAAAGTTGAATTGTGGGCCGATGGCGGTGTGAAATCGAGCGACGACATTCTGAAGCTCATGGCTCTCGGTGCCAACCGGGTCGGACTTGGAACCCTGGCCATGGTATCCATCGGGTGTACCATCTGCCGCGATTGCAACACCGGTACCTGCCATGTGGGAATCACCGCTCACTTCCCCACACAGGAAGCAGCCTTTTCTGCCGGACTGACTGCCTATGAACCACGGAACTATGATCTGGCGGTTCAGCATCTTTCCCACATGCTTCAAACCATGAAGTCTGCCCTGGCCGAACAGGGTGCAGCCCTTGGCTTCCGCCGGCTACAGGATCTGGTGGGGCAGAACCATCTGCTGAAACAATCCCGTGCAGCCGATAAAATTGACCTGCGCCCGCTGACCCTTCCCGTTCCGGGTCCGGTATCTGGCGCCCATCGGGATTCCGATTGGTTTATGGTTCAGAAACCAAAAACCGGTCTGTCGAAAATGATCGGGGAAACCCTGATCCGGACCATTGAACGTGGTCAGGAAAAGATCCTGTACCGCGATGATCGTATTGCAAATACCGACCGCGCGGTTGGTGCAGCCACCAGCGGGGAATTGTCCCGTCAGGCCCTGAAGGGAACTCCGTTTAATGGTGAAATTTTCATGGATCTGACCGGCGGTTCCATTCCAGGAAACGGACTCGGCAGCTTTATCAATCAGAGCCTGCGTATCCGGATTCAGGGAGGGGTGCAGGATGGGTCGGCCAAAGGTGCCAGCGGCGGACGAATGACCATTCTGAAAGGACTGAATCACAACGCCCGCACCATTGACGGATCGGTCGGAAAGTGCTTTGCCTACGGGGCACAGGCCGGACGGTTTTTCGTTCAGGGTTATGCCGATTCGAGAACCTGCATCCGGTTATCGGGCGCCGAAGTGGTATTCGGTAAGCGGATCACCGACCGGTACGATCTGAATGCACCTGCCGATGTGCTGGCGCATGCGGCCCTGAAGGGATTTGCCTTTGAATACATGACCAGCGGCACAGTCCTCGTTCTGGGAGATCCGGGACCGTGGATGTGTTCTGGAATGACCGGCGGAATCGTGTACTTCCGGTTATACCCCGAACTCGGCCTGACGGTGGACGGACTGAAGAAACGATTGGCTTCGAACGCGAAAATTAACTTCCGCGAACTGGGTGATTCCGATGTGGAAAAAATCAGTGAGCTGTTAACCGACTACCGGGATGAACTGATCGATACCGGTGCGGCTGAGCAACAAGCCGAGGCAAGGTTAATTGAAGAAGATCTGGCTTCCATCCGGTCGCTTTTTGTGGCAGCCATACCGGCTGTTACACCGGTTAAAAAGCCCGAGATCGCGGCCGAACCGCACAAACACTAA